ACCAGGTGTTAAAAAATGTATCGCCGGGAGACATTATACTAATGCATGCCAGCGATGTTTGTGACCGTACCCCCGATGCCTTGCCCACCATTTTAGATGGCCTAAAAGAAAAGGGCTATAAACTGGTAACGGTATCAGAGTTGCTGAAATACGGCCCCGGCACCACAGATTAAACTAATAAAGAGGGGTGGACAACAGTCCACCCCAAAACTATGCCACCTATGGTTTTCTACGGCGCATTACCAGATATGCCACAGCCAGCAATATGGCCACCAGCACCACCACATCCAGACGGTGAAACCAGGGTTTAATTTGCTGCCAATTTTCTCCCATTTTTAAACCCACATATGTCAGCAGTATACTCCAGGGCAGCGAACCTAAAAAGGTATACAAGACAAACCTTTTAAAGTTCATTTTAGCTACCCCTGCCGGCAGGGATATGAAGGTGCGGATAACCGGCATTAGCCGGGTAAAAAACACAGTGGCTTCACCGTAGCGCTCAAACCAGCGATCTGCTAAAAATATTTTATCCCTGGATATTCCCACATAGCCGCCGTAATGCAGTAGCAGTGGGCGGCCACCCCGCAGGCCAATATAGTAAGAAACCACCGAGCCCACCGTACCCCCCACCGTACCCGCCATCACCGCTCCCCAAAAACTCAACTGCCCAGTGGACACTAAGTAGCCCCCAAAGGGCAGTATTAGTTCACTGGGCAGCGGTATGTTGGCACTTTCAATGGCCATTCCGATGGCAATTCCCCAGTAGCCAAGGGCAATGATAAAGTCTGTCACCCATGAAAAACACTTTTCTACCAAGGAAAAAAA
This sequence is a window from Desulfofalx alkaliphila DSM 12257. Protein-coding genes within it:
- a CDS encoding DedA family protein, with protein sequence MVDAFFSLVEKCFSWVTDFIIALGYWGIAIGMAIESANIPLPSELILPFGGYLVSTGQLSFWGAVMAGTVGGTVGSVVSYYIGLRGGRPLLLHYGGYVGISRDKIFLADRWFERYGEATVFFTRLMPVIRTFISLPAGVAKMNFKRFVLYTFLGSLPWSILLTYVGLKMGENWQQIKPWFHRLDVVVLVAILLAVAYLVMRRRKP